The sequence TAAAAAGACGCTATTTAACGTATTTTTAGGCACTTCACTGCAGTTGATTAACCCATTCAACTGCCAAGCGGTCAATTGTAAAAAAAGCTCCTCGAAAGGCATGCAAGCCTCGTTGGTATAGGTCATCTATAGTTTCGACACCGTTCCAATGACCAAGCGTATACAATTTATTTGCTGCCCATGGGTAAGTTATCGGGCATTCTAATGAAGTAATAAATCCTTTAACCTCCCCTTAATGCTCTGGAATTAGCACCAACCGAGCTTGCCAACTATCCCGTAGATGAGGGCTTTTTCTCTGCGCATCAGGAGATACAGGCATCTTAATAAGCTTATCGTACTCAGAGAACTCTTCTACAACTTCGTACCTGATTTTGCTTTTTATCGGGGTTAGCCAATGAGTATTTGGTCCTGCTCCACGCCATGATTCTGGATAGTTCAGTTAAGCGGTAGCTTGTATTCACGATAAAACTCAGATTTGGGAAGCGGTCTCAGATAAATGTTGAGACCGCTTATGAATTACCTATAAGAGCGTTCTAGTCCTCTTACATGACCGGCATTACTTCTTATAGCGGGGATTATTACCTTCTAGTGCCTTGAGTAATATCGTTTTAAAACAAAGCGTTTTACATATGGTTGTCAATATTTTGTAGGCAAAGAAGAAGACAGACATAGAATGTCAGTTTATAATCTCAACCTATATCGGATGCTAGCGCAGCTTGGTAGCGCACTACTCTGGGGGAGTAGGGGTCAGCGGTTCGAATCCGCTGCATCCGACCAATTTTCTAATATTGTTGCCCTTGAGCGCTAGTGTATGGACGTTTCGTTAAAGAGGACAGTAGTTTAATGGGCTTAAAAACAATTGATATTACTTTCTGTCGACAGTTGTGAAACCGTAAATCCTTTTTCTGATAAGAGCTCGACTAGGTTTTCTTCTCCGACTAGGTGTAGGGCGCCCACAACCACCAAATAGCGGCCATCGGCAATAAACGAACTTGTGTTGAGCTTGTCGGCCCAGTCACGATTTCGTTGGTAAATAAATTGATCACCGAGCTCTTCTCCGATAGCACTTTGCAATGCCAATTCTGCAAGCTGTTGTTTATTACCTGCTTGCCAACTTTGTACCAAGCATTCACTGACTTTTACATTCTCTTGCCAGTTTTCAATCGTATCGGTTAACAATAACTGGCTTACTTCTGGATCGTTGGTAAAAAGTCCCAATTGGAACTCAATAGACTCTAAACCCAATATTGTTTTGTTTAGGTTTGTCGCTTGTTCTGTAATGTAGGTGTCTATCCCTAACTGTTGACTGAATCCCATTTTACTAAACTGCGAGATTTGTAAGGTAAGTGCGGTTTGCCAGGCAGGCGTTGCCAGAAAAGCTTTCGGACCAAAGCCTAATTGGCGGTTAATTTCTTCAAGCTGCTTTTTTTGCTCATCGTTAAGAACTTCGTTAGTTGATTTTGCATCAATGTTAAGCGAAGGCGTTTCATCGGACAGCTTTATCTCGGTAATAACCGCGTCACTATTTTGTAAGAATGTGGTGATAGCGTTAGGTAGAGGATACATCTGCTCATTACCCATATGTATCGATCCAAGTATCATTAACTCTTTATCACCCTTGATTGCTTTAAAATAGAGTGGCTCTGCCGCTACTGAATAGCTCAGCAGTAGAGAAAGAAGTGTCAGCGAGGTTTTAATTACAGTACTCATTTAGTGTCTCGTTTGTAGTAGGGCTACTTTACCTTGAAAAGCCTTAATCTATTGGCATTACTTACGACGGTAATTGAAGATAAAGCCATTGCTGCCCCTGCAAATACCGGGCTTAGTAGAAATCCAGATATAGGATACAGAACTCCAGCGGCAACGGGTATTCCAATTGAGTTATAGATAAAGGCACCAAACAGGTTCTGTTTCATATTTTTCACTGTTGCTTTGGATAATTCAATTGCGCTGTTGACGGCAATAGGTGAAGAATTTAATAACGTCATTTGAGCGCTTTCTATTGCCACATCCGATCCGCTGCCCATGGCTATACCAATATCTGCTTGGGCTAGAGCTGGGGCATCATTTATTCCGTCACCGACCATTGCCACGATCTTTCCTGATAACTGTAGCTTTTGAATGTGTTGTGCTTTTTCATCTGGGAGAACATTTGCAATTACCTGTTTGATACCGATTTCTTTTGCGATTTTTTCAGCAACTACTTGGTTGTCACCACTCAAAAGTACTACATTAATTTTGTTCGATTTTAGAAGCGAGATGGCCTCAAGTGAATCCTTTTTAAGTGGGTCAGAAACCGCCATTAATCCTGCAAGCTGTTGGTCGATGCTGATGGCTATAATCGTCCAGGCTTTGGATAGGTAAGGGGTGATGAGCTGTTCATCAATTTTAGTGCCTAGTGAACGGATAAAATTAACCGAACCTACGGAAACAGCGGAGCCCGCTACTTTTCCGGTTAGCCCTTTTCCGCGGTAGTTTTGTATATCGGTTGCAGCAACTAATGCGGTGTTTTTCTCTTTAGCAAATTGACACACGGCTCCAGCTAATGGGTGTTCAGAGTGACTTTCGAGTGCATAAATAGATTGTAAAAGAGATGCTTCAGCCATGTTGTTAAGGATTTCAAATCGTTGAATAGAGGGCTTACCTAGTGTGAGAGTGCCAGTTTTATCAAAGACAACGGTATCAACCTTACTGGCGTTTTGTAGCACATCGGCATCTCTTATTAATATGCCTAACTCAGCGGCTTTACCAACACCAACAGTAATTGATAGAGGGGTAGCGAGTCCAAGGGCACAAGGACAAGCAATGATCAAAACAGTGGTAGAAACGATCATCATATAACTGGCTTTAGGGTCTGGGCCGACCCACCACCAAACAAGAGCAGCAAGAATCGCAATACATACGACAACAGGCACAAATACGGCTGAAATCGAGTCAGCAAGTTTGGCTAA is a genomic window of Vibrio algarum containing:
- a CDS encoding TraB/GumN family protein — encoded protein: MSTVIKTSLTLLSLLLSYSVAAEPLYFKAIKGDKELMILGSIHMGNEQMYPLPNAITTFLQNSDAVITEIKLSDETPSLNIDAKSTNEVLNDEQKKQLEEINRQLGFGPKAFLATPAWQTALTLQISQFSKMGFSQQLGIDTYITEQATNLNKTILGLESIEFQLGLFTNDPEVSQLLLTDTIENWQENVKVSECLVQSWQAGNKQQLAELALQSAIGEELGDQFIYQRNRDWADKLNTSSFIADGRYLVVVGALHLVGEENLVELLSEKGFTVSQLSTESNINCF